Below is a window of Leucoraja erinacea ecotype New England unplaced genomic scaffold, Leri_hhj_1 Leri_636S, whole genome shotgun sequence DNA.
GCGCTCgtagtcggtgtggacccggtggtggGTCATCAGCTTGGAggagcaggtgaagcccttgccgcagagggcgcaggtgaagggccgctcgccggtgtggaCCCGCTGGTGGGTCAGCAGGTTGGAGgattgggtgaagcccttgccgcagacggagcaggtgaaggggcgctcgccggtgtggaccCGCTGGTGGGTCTCCAGCTCCGACGGGTAGTTGAAGCGCTTGCCGCAGTCGCCGCACTGCACGGTACGGCTGAGCGCCCGTGTGGGCTGCGCCGGTGCCGGGCCAGGTTGGAGGAGCGTCCGAAAGATGCGGCCACACGCGCCGCAGGGGTACAGCTTCCCGGGCGGGGGGCCGGCCTTCCGCGGGCGGGggctgacggggggggggggaggaaggggaaggaagCGGCGGCCCAGGCAGGGCAGGCCGGGGGGCGAGGGGTAGAGGtagtggaaggggggaggggtaggaggtgggataggggagggggagggggacttgGGCCGGGGCGCAGCGGCGGTGGTCGTCTTGATCGGAGGACTGCCGGAAGGCCAGGCCGCAGCCCGAGCAGATGTACAGCTTGTACCGGCCCGGGGTCGCAGGCCTCATCCCTCCGGAGAGTGCCGGGCAACTCCCGGCACGGGCTCCCCAATCTGGAGCCACAATCCCTGCAAtgcaagaggggggagggggttagacaaggctggggggaggggggtcttgtagaaatataacattcttaagtgattggatgggctaggtgcaggatgagagagaggagggggagagaggagagggggagagaggagggggagagagtggagaggagggggagagagtggagagggggagagagaggagggagggagtggaggagaggtggaggggggagagaggaggagggggagagagagaaagggggagagagagaggagggggagagagaggaaggggagagagtagagggggggagagaggagggggatgagagagtggagaggagggggagagagtggagagggagagagaggagggagagagtggaggagaggagggggagaggagggggagagaggagggggaggagagagggagggggaggagaggaggggggagaggtgggagggggaaacaaagaaattagggtgcaggagtagaggctattcggcccttcaagcctgcaccgccattcaatatgatcatggctgatcatccaactcagtattccgtacctgccttctctccataccccctgatccccttagccacaagggccacatctaactccctcttaaatatagccaatgaactgtggccttgactaccctctgtggcagagagttccagagattcaccactctctgtgtgaaaaaagttcttctcatctcggttttaaaggatttcccccttatccttaagctgtgaccccttgtcctggacttccccaacatcgggaacaatcttcctgcaaggggagagaggaggggggagaggaggggagggggagagagtggagggggagagagagagaaagaggagaggtagaggggagggagagagatagagtgagagagagagagtgaaggggagggggagagagagagaaaggggagggagtggaggggggaggagagagtggagggggagagaggaaggggaaagagtggaaggggagagagtggaaggggagagagagagagaaaggggagggagtggagagggagaggaggaggggggagagcgtggagggggagagtggaaggggagagaggggagggggagagagagaaaggggagggagtggagggggagagaggaggggagagagtggagggggagagagagaaacgggAGGGAGTGGagcgggaaacatagaaacatagaaattaggtgcaggagtagaggccattcggcccttcgagcctgcaccgccattcaatatgatcatggctgatcatccaactcagtatcccgtaccagccttctctccatacccccgatccccttagccacaagggccacatctaactccctcttaaatatagccaatgaactggcctcaactaccctctgtggcagagagttccagagattcaccactctctgtgtgaaaaatgttcttctcatctcggttttaaaggatttcccccttatccttaagctgtgaccccttgtcctggacttccccaacatcgggaacaatcttcctgcatctagcctgtccaaccccttaagaattttgtaagtttctataagatcccctctcaatctcctaaaattctagagagtataaaccaagtctatccagtctttcttcatatgacagtcctgacatcccaggaatcaggatgagagagaggagggagagagtggagggggagagagtggagagggagagagtggagggggagagagagagaaaggggagggagagaggaaggggagggagagaggaaggggagggagagagacggggggagtgagggaaaggcacgggggtggaagggagggagggagggagggggagcgatctccccacccctgtcccattgtgatatcatatgtaaatgatccattGTGCTTGTATAtctatgagatggcactgtgactcatgcagcagtttgggtttagtgggaccacgtgaaggtccctggtgttgtgggagtccagatggcacaaagctgggtggctgtgtgaactgtggggaggacaacagacaataggcaacaggtgcaggaggaggccattcggcccttcgagccagcaccacaatcagtaccccgttcctgccttctccccatatcccctgactccactaactttaagagctctatctaactatgtcttgaaagcatccagagaattggcctccactgccttctgtggcagataattccacaaactcgcaactctctgggtgaaaatgtttttcctcatctccgttctaaatgccctttttcttaatctgtggcccctggttctggactcccccaacattgggaacatgtttcctgactctagcgtgtccaatcccttaataatcttatatgttttaataacattccctctcatccttcttagttccatagtgtacaagcccagccgactcATTatttcaaattgagacaatgacaataaatttgaatacaatacaatacaatacaattcattatatgtcagtcccaccatcccgggaattaacctggtaaacctacgctgcactccctcaatagcaagaatgtccttcctcaaattaggggaccaaaactgtacacaatactccaggtgtggtctcactagggccctgtacaactgcagaaggacctctttgctcctatactcaactcctcttgttatgaaggatattttccacacagatggtggtgggtgtatggaacgagctgccggaggagatagttgaggctgggactatcacaacgtttaaaagacacttaaacaggtacgtggataggacaggtttagaggggtatggggccgaatgtgggcaggtgggactagtgtagatggggcatgttagttggcatgggagagttgggccgaagggcctttgttTGTGCCGTGGGACTCTGCTGAATTATTATCTTTTGCGGACTTTGgtattttcaagagtcaagagagtttattgtcatgtgtcccagataggacaaggcattcttgcttgctgcagcacaacataatatgtaaacataatacagaacaggagataaaagttcagtgtgtctgtataccatagaccatatatattcacacagagagtggtgaatctctggaactctctgccacagagggtagtcgaggccagttcattggctatatttaagagggagttagatgtggcccgtgtggctaaggggatcagggggtatggagagaaggcaggtacgggatactgagttggatgatcagccatgatcatattgaatggcggtgcaggctcgaagggccgaatggcctactcctgcacctaatttctatgtttctatatatatacaataaataaacagataaagtgcaattgtATAAATAGACtgctattgttcagagcttatttgatgtcgtGTATACCTAGATGGCTATTTTGCACGTTTATTGATTAacctgcagcaggtaagaatttgtaggaagaaactgcagttgctggtttacaccgaagatagacgcaacattttggagtaactcagcgggtcaggcagcatctctggcaatgttgcatgaccctctgagttactccagcatgttgtgtccatttgCAGGTAAGGGTTTGGTTGTTCCAATGGTACCTGTGTCAATTGAACACGCCTGACTCTTGAGAAGTTGAGATGCAGCATGAGGACGTGCTGACAGGGACGTGACGGGCGATGGAGGAATGCACGCTCTGTTTGGGCTGCTCCTGTCAATGCATGGTTACAAGGGCGCATTGCATTTGCAATGGCTGCATTGTAATGGGAGATGCATTTTGCAATGGCTGCATTGTAATGGGAGGTGCATTTTGCAATGGCTACATTATAATGGGAGATGCAATTTGCAATGGCTGCATTGTAATGGAAGATGCAATTTGCAATGGTTGCATTGTAATGGGAGATGCAATTTGCAATGGTTGCATTGTAATGGGAGATGCATTTTGCAATGGCTGCATTGTAATGGGAGATGCATTTTGCAATGGTTGCATtgcaaagggagaggttgagcaaggggggcggggggggtggttgtggtgAGCGCTCTCGGATACTCACGGCAGAAGCGACAGCAAGGTCTTTGTCCCTTTAAACTGACTCCACACACACAGGGCTCTCAGCAACCGCAGGGCCCCCTGTTTAAAGTCCCAGCCACCGAATTCCGATGCAATGCAACAAATGCAACCATCCCCTCACCGGCCCGGGTGCATTGACCGTCGGGCAGTATTTAAAACCAGACTCCGAGGCCGCTCGGCCGCGCAATCGACCTCCTCCCCCATCGCAGACAATGAGTCCCGGGCCCGCTGACGTCATCCATTGGCTGCGCCTGCGCGGCGCTCACGTTCACTCCGGAACGTGTGATTGTCTGCGCATGCGTTGTACTACACGCACAGGCGGATGTGAACTACATCTCCCGGCGTGCATTGcgcagccaatagacaataggtgcaggagtagaggccattcagcccttctagccagcaccatcattcaatgtgatcatggctgaccatccccaatcagtaccccgttcctgccttctcccgtatctcttgattccgtaaGCCCCaagaactgcaaaagactaaatattaatatttgttcaagaaggaactgcagatgctgggaaagtagacaaaaatgctggagtaactcagcgggtgagacagcatctatggagcgaaggaaatagccaacgtttcgagCGTAGTAGCaagaaaccagaggattgggaaactttcaaagggcaACAGAAGTTAACAAAAAGGGCTATACGGTGTGacaagggtaagctggccaagaatacaAAGAAGGAcaggaaaagcttctttaggtatgttaagggaaaaagagtagcaaagtcaaatgtgggtcccttgaaaacagaaacaggtgaaattattatgggcaacaaggaaatggcagaagagttgaacaggtacttcggatctgtcttcactagcgaagacacaaacaatttcccagattTACTagtggacagaggatctagggagacagaggaactgaagaaaatttgcaattggtgagaaatagtattgggtagactgatgggactgaaggctgataaatccccagggcctgacggtctgcatcccagggtacttaaggaggtggctctagaaatcgtggacgcattggtgatcattttccaatgttctatagatccaggatcagttcctgtggattggactgtagctaatgttatcccactgttcaagaaaggagggagacaaaaagcagggaattatagaccagttagcctgacatcggtggtggggaagatgctggagtcaattataaaagatgaaatagcggcacatttggatagcagtaacaggatcggtccaagtcagcatggatttatgaaggggaaatcctgcttgactaatcttctggaattttttgaggatgtgacaagtaatatcgataagggagagccaatggatgtaatgtatctgaacttacagaaagcctttgatagcagatgaatgggcaaaattagggcacatggtattgggggtagggtattcagattcaatctttattgtcattgtgcagtgtacagtacagagacaacgaaatgcaattagcatctcacccagaagagcgaacatagagtaatgagcagtaaaatataCATATACGTACAAACAGTAGTAGtccaatttttctgggggaaggagtgtccagggggtggagggtggtggtggggtgactagcaatcaccaaggtgcagagttaagtagtgtaacagccgcagggaagaagctgttcctgactgattcctgggatgtcaggactttcatatggagaaagactggatagactcgccttgtactcgatagaatttagaagattgaggggggatcttatagaaacttacaaaattcttaaggggttggacaggctagatgctggaagattgttcccaatgttggggaagtccagggcaaggggtcacagtttaaggataagggggaaatcctttaaaaccgagatgagaagaacttttttcacacagagagtggtgaatctctggaactctctggccacagagggtagttgaggccagttcattggctatatttaagagggagttagatgtggcccttgtggctaagggggtcagagggtatggagagaagacaggtacgggatactgagttggatgatcagccctgatcatattgaatggcggtgcaggctcgaagggccgaatggcctactcctgcacctaatttctatgttctataagcttttcccacactgagagtagggaagattcaaacaaggggacatgacttgagaattaagggacagaagtttaggggtaaacatgagggggaacttctttactcagagagtgatggcggtgtggaatgagcttccagtgaaggtggtggagccaggttcgcttttatcatttaaaaataaattggataattatatggacgggaaaggaatggagggttatggtctgagcgcaggtagatgggactaggggagaatacgtgttcggcacggactagaagggtcgagatggcctgtttccgtgctgtaattgttatatggttatatgaggaaacactttttctcacagagagtggtgagtctgtagaattctctgcctcagagggcagtggaggccggttatctggatactttcaagagagagctagatagggctcttaacgattgcggagtcaggggatatggggagaaggcaggaacggggtactgattgtggatgatcagccatgatcacattgaatggcggtgctggctcgaagggccgaatggcctactcctgcacctgttgtactATATTTCTTATTTaccttatccctaaccattctgaggaagggtcttgacccgaaacatcaccctttcctcctctccagagatgctacctgcctgtcctgctgagttaatccagctctttgagtctatcttcggtttaaaccagcatctgcagttccttcttacacattttaactccccttcccatttccacactgacattTCCCACTCCGACCTCAACATAAATGTCCGAGACTCCAAAAATCGTAAGACTACGTAAGGCTGTTCTCTgcactgaaaataaataaatcagattTAAGGGCTTCAATGAAAGAGGATCTGGAAGAAGCAATTCTGTTCCGAAGGACAAGTTATTAGTAAAGTTTAGGTATGTTTAAGCaacaactgcagacgctggtaaaatcgaaggtagacaaaaatgctggagaaactcagcgggtgaggcagcatctatggagcgaaggaataggtgacatttcgggtcgagacccttctatcatcaggactgatgtgggggggggggggtcgaaaaaaaagaaaaagaagaagaggcggagacagtaggcctgtggagagctgggaaggggaggggaagggagggagaaagcagggactacctgaaatgggagaggtcaatgttcataccgcgggggtgtaaactacccaagcgaaatatgaggtgctgctcctccaatttgcggtgggactcactctggccatggaggaggccccaggacagaatggtcggattcggaatgggagggggagttgaagtgctgagccaccgggagatcaggttggttattggatATTAATTTTAGATATGTACTTTTTAGCAAACTCTGCaattagtttaaatttcaattgGACTTGAGAAAAAAAGTTTCGTCATAATTTATTAAATTTTGGAGTAATGCTTCTATAAATTTTAGCATAATGAATCATGTTTTTTCCCCTcaagaataaacaataaaaacagcCACAATAGCATAGCTACAACCGTTAGACTCATAACTCTATACTTGACTGTGTAGCTGAACTCCAtgatcaagttcgctgacgacaccactgttgtgggacgaatcactgatggggacgagtcagagtatagaagtgagatcgaccaattgaccaaatggtgccagcacaataacctggctctcaacaccagcaaaaccaaggaattgattgtggactttggaaggagtagtatggggacccacagtcccgtttatatcaatgggtcgatggtggaaagggtcaagaacttcaaattcctgggcgtgcatatttccaaagatctctccgggtcccagcacactgacgtaattataaagaaggcacatcagcgcctcaacttcctgagaagattacggagagtcggtttgtcaaggaggactctctcgaacatctataggtgcacagtagagagcatgctgaccagttgcatcgtggcttgcttTGGcagcttgaacgtccaggagcggaaaaggctgcacaaagttgtaaacactgcccagtccatcatcggttctgacctccccaccatcgaggggatctatctacagtcgctgccttaaaaaggctgccaacttcatcaaagtcccacaccatcctggccacacactcatctccccgctgccatcgggtagaaggtacaggagcctgaaatctgcaacatccaggttcaggaacagtttcttccccacagccatcaagctattaaacacaacatcaaacaaactctgaactataacagcctattgcactttatctatttatgtatatactgtatatatggtctatggtatatggacacactgatcggttctgtattcatgtctacaatattctgttgtgttgcagcaagcaagtatttcattatcctatctgggacacatgacaataaactctcttgacttgaactttaaggacatgggtttaaatggTAATCAGATGATTAATTTAGTTCTTATGAAATGCCGtcttgtgtattgtgtgcagttttggtctcctaatttgaggaaggacattcttgctcttgagggagtgcagcgtaggttcaccaggttaatcccccgggatggcgggactgtcatatacgttgatagaatggagcggcttggcttgtatactctggaatttagaaggatcttattgaaacatataagattattaagggttcggacacgctagaggcaggaatatgttcccgatggtacacaaaaatgctggagaaactcagtgggtgcagcagcatctatggagcgaaggaaataggtgaagtttcgggctgaaacccttcttcagaaacatcacctatttccttcgcaccacagatgttgctgcacccgctgagtttctccagcatttttgtgtaccttcgatttttccagcatctgcagttccttcttgaacaatatgttcccgatgttgggggagtccagaaccaggggccacaatttaagaataagggggaagccatttagaacagagatgaggaaaccctttttcacccagagagtggtgagtctgtggaattctctgcctcagtgggcggtggcggccggttctctggatactttcaagaaagaattGCCCTGCCTTTGAAATCAAGCTGTCATAATCATGCACGAATagttagcatttaaaaaaaaaatatatataggcaGAGCAAAGTATATCAAGAGATAACCCTCTTAGAGATagaggagtcatagaaacatagaaaataggtgcaggagtagaggccattcggcccttcgagcctgcaccgccattcaatatgatcatggctgatcatccaactcagtatcctgtacctgccttctctccatacccccgatccccttagccacaagggccacatctaactccctcttaaatatagccaatgaactgtggcctcaactaccttctgcgggagagaattccagagattcaccactctctgtgtgaaaaaagttttcctcatctcggccctaaaagatttcccccttatccttaaactgtgaccccttgttctggacttccccaacatcgggaacaatcttcctgcatctagcctgtccaaccccttaagagtcaagggatatggggagaaggcaggaacggggtactgattgcggatgatcagccatgatcacatcgaaagtagcggtgctagctcgaagggccgaatggcctactcctatactGATTGGGTATTTTAATGTCATCCTAGCAGATGTAGAATGATTATACCTAGGGGTGGGATGTTTTGGCCATCGACTCCACGGCCCTGCTTGCAACATTGAACCCTTTAATTCTAGGCGTGCACAAAACTCCCTCCTCatatcatagaaaacatagaaaataggtgcaggagtaggccattcggcccttcgagcctgcaccgccatatccTGTCATGTGCCGCCAGACCGTCCAATCAGAGCCCGGATATCCTCCACTTCCGGCTCGTGACGAATGCCCACGCATCCTAGCCCCGACGGGCCGAGTTCCGCCGCCTTCCTCC
It encodes the following:
- the LOC129694361 gene encoding zinc finger protein 239-like, encoding MRPATPGRPPIKTTTAAAPRPKSPSPSPIPPPTPPPFHYLYPSPPGLPCLGRRFLPLPPPPPVSPRPRKAGPPPGKLYPCGACGRIFRTLLQPGPAPAQPTRALSRTVQCGDCGKRFNYPSELETHQRVHTGERPFTCSVCGKGFTQSSNLLTHQRVHTGERPFTCALCGKGFTCSSKLMTHHRVHTDYERPYPCPDCRKGFKRSKALMMHQRIHTGERPFTCARCGKRFTRSSDMLTHQRVHTDRRPYACPRCAKRFKSAKELTQHERVHTDERPFFRCTPRCGKRFMYSSNLLRHQRIHTNPPGERPRGRAWGGRPAEWRGGGRGG